From the Bacillus solimangrovi genome, the window AATCATTAATAACCACAGAAACAATAAACCGATGAACCCAAGTGATGAAGTAATCTGTATATTCTTCATTCGAAGTAATTCATATAGTGCTACACTCGCTAGTAAGTATACGAGTATAGTAAATGGCATAGCACCATAAACTACAATTCCTAAAAAAATTATTCCTGCTACGAGTGCCGTAATTATGCGCTGTTTCAATTTTTTCAACACCTTTATTTAACTAAACGCCACCAAATCGACGTCCTCTTTGTTGATATTCACATATTGCTTCAACAAATTGTTCCTCACCAAAGTCTGGCCACAATACATCTGTAAACCAAAATTCTGAATAAGCGAGCTGCCAAAGCATAAAATTGCTCAATCGAATTTCCCCGCTAGTACGTATTAATAAATCAGGGTCAGGTAAATAACTCGTCATCATATATTCATTAAACTTCTCTTCATCAATGTCAACTTCATTAAGAGTGCCAAGCTTAATGTCTTCAGCTATTCTTTTCGCCGCCGTCATAATTTCATATCGACTTCCATAATTCAAAGCAAAATTCAAAACTAATCCGTCATTATCTTTCGTCTTCTCAATTGCTTCTTCAACAGCATTAATCGTATGAGCAGGTAAAGCAG encodes:
- a CDS encoding isoprenyl transferase → MLEKFTFKKKNEGSATSLFTKEDIINEQVPRHIAIIMDGNGRWAKNRGLPRVAGHREGMQVIRRIVRLANELGVEVLSLYAFSTENWKRPPKEVEFLLKLPQMFLTTFLPELIEQNVQVRTMGETSALPAHTINAVEEAIEKTKDNDGLVLNFALNYGSRYEIMTAAKRIAEDIKLGTLNEVDIDEEKFNEYMMTSYLPDPDLLIRTSGEIRLSNFMLWQLAYSEFWFTDVLWPDFGEEQFVEAICEYQQRGRRFGGV